In Pseudobacter ginsenosidimutans, the following are encoded in one genomic region:
- a CDS encoding RagB/SusD family nutrient uptake outer membrane protein, with the protein MRIAIIISISFMAALASCKKYVDIVPKGKIIPKETRDYRLLLNNTNKLLPGYGTQELMTDNLDYSSDPALENGLGLTSVNLFTFQNDIYLQNADDAEWNNMYAQIYVANVVINEVMKSTGGTEREKELLLGEALTLRAHNYWALVNIYAKAYDAATAAADHGVPLVLQADLQADLMRKPVSEVYTQIIKDLEQAASLLPATTANNYIPSKASAFAMLCRTRLMMRDYANAEKMADSTLKYRSTVLDLNTVVANPRSLPLYISHPEVIYQRHAGNPYATMFISPDLLNLLGTQDLRRVLFTADGKTTLNLVGVTFYGEFIDFRTRNTGPTVPEMMLVKAECLARSGDKDGAIGLLNQLRQKRFKPLEYADLSAATPAEALNTVLDERRRELFCTAARFFDLKRINKEAALAKTIIHTFKSATYTLAPDSKLYAYPIPPRVLEISPGIVPNER; encoded by the coding sequence ATGAGAATCGCAATCATAATCAGTATAAGTTTCATGGCGGCGCTGGCGTCCTGCAAGAAATATGTTGACATTGTGCCGAAGGGAAAGATCATCCCGAAGGAAACAAGGGACTACCGCCTGCTGCTCAACAACACCAATAAACTGCTGCCCGGATACGGCACTCAGGAACTGATGACAGATAACCTCGACTACAGTTCCGATCCCGCCCTGGAGAACGGGCTGGGACTCACTTCGGTTAACCTCTTCACTTTTCAGAACGATATCTACCTGCAAAATGCAGATGATGCTGAGTGGAATAATATGTACGCGCAGATCTATGTTGCCAATGTGGTGATCAATGAAGTGATGAAGTCAACTGGCGGTACTGAACGCGAAAAAGAATTGTTACTGGGAGAAGCATTGACGCTCCGCGCACATAACTACTGGGCGCTGGTTAATATCTATGCGAAAGCATATGACGCAGCTACTGCAGCAGCGGATCATGGCGTGCCTTTGGTGCTGCAAGCTGATCTGCAGGCTGACCTCATGAGAAAACCTGTCAGTGAAGTATATACGCAAATCATCAAAGACCTGGAACAGGCGGCTTCTTTATTGCCCGCTACTACGGCCAATAATTATATCCCTTCCAAAGCCTCGGCCTTTGCCATGCTTTGCAGAACCAGGCTGATGATGCGTGATTATGCGAATGCAGAGAAGATGGCCGACAGCACTTTGAAATACAGGAGCACTGTTCTCGACCTCAACACCGTTGTTGCGAATCCGCGCTCATTGCCTTTGTACATCAGTCACCCCGAAGTGATCTACCAGCGGCATGCCGGTAATCCCTATGCGACGATGTTCATCAGTCCGGATCTGCTGAACCTGCTGGGCACTCAGGACCTGCGCCGCGTATTGTTCACGGCAGATGGAAAAACAACGCTCAACCTGGTAGGCGTAACATTTTATGGTGAGTTCATCGATTTTCGCACCAGGAATACCGGGCCTACTGTTCCCGAAATGATGCTGGTGAAAGCCGAATGCCTGGCCAGGTCAGGGGACAAAGATGGCGCCATTGGCCTGTTGAACCAGCTCAGGCAAAAAAGATTCAAGCCCCTGGAGTATGCAGATCTTTCCGCTGCCACACCGGCTGAAGCATTGAATACAGTGCTGGATGAAAGAAGGAGAGAACTGTTCTGTACTGCTGCCAGGTTCTTTGATCTGAAAAGAATTAACAAAGAAGCTGCACTTGCAAAAACAATTATACATACTTTCAAGTCGGCTACCTATACCCTGGCTCCTGATAGTAAACTCTATGCATATCCGATCCCTCCAAGAGTACTGGAGATCAGTCCCGGTATAGTACCCAATGAAAGATGA
- a CDS encoding thioredoxin family protein: MENKKTILAICCTFFLFVMLNLSVSAQEKGIHFEHGLTWQEVKEKAKKENKFIFMDCFTTWCGPCKMMSQQVFPLEEVGEFFNEKFVNVKVQMDKTNKDNEEIQKWYDDAAAIAREYNVLAYPTFLYFNPDGKLVHLYVGSTKEGKEFIKVSGQALDPSTQHYTKMENAVKEAEGNPAKLREMAIEAKQKYDGVNAARLSQAYLKQQTNLFTKENLEFLDQFTNHSSDLSFRLFLENPAKINAIMGKGFAQRKVTRVAMMESGANEWLMSKSDDGAPAVKEKIRQQFPGMADMLIKKVDLLHLQFSGKKEDFAKEVIPFVKKYKNELHSEELVSFARSLGRSDDKKVMKTALEWSKQAWEESPSEGSAFVYATLLYRSGAKENAIAMQKKVLELVKDNKQGVKHYEDVLAKMEKGDPL; the protein is encoded by the coding sequence ATGGAAAACAAGAAAACGATCTTAGCCATCTGTTGTACGTTTTTTCTCTTTGTAATGCTGAACCTGTCTGTGTCTGCACAGGAAAAAGGAATTCATTTCGAACATGGCCTTACCTGGCAGGAAGTAAAAGAGAAAGCGAAAAAAGAAAACAAGTTCATCTTCATGGATTGCTTCACCACCTGGTGCGGCCCCTGCAAAATGATGAGCCAGCAGGTGTTCCCTTTGGAAGAAGTAGGTGAATTTTTCAATGAAAAGTTCGTGAACGTGAAAGTGCAGATGGATAAAACGAACAAAGACAATGAGGAAATTCAGAAATGGTATGATGATGCTGCCGCCATTGCCAGAGAATACAATGTACTGGCCTATCCAACATTCCTGTATTTCAATCCTGATGGCAAGCTGGTGCATTTGTACGTAGGTTCCACCAAAGAAGGGAAGGAGTTCATAAAAGTTTCAGGCCAGGCCCTTGATCCTTCCACACAACATTATACAAAAATGGAAAATGCTGTGAAGGAGGCCGAAGGCAATCCTGCGAAGCTGCGGGAAATGGCTATCGAAGCAAAACAGAAATATGATGGAGTGAATGCTGCACGTTTATCTCAGGCATACCTGAAGCAACAGACCAATCTGTTCACCAAAGAGAACCTGGAATTCCTTGACCAGTTCACCAATCATTCTTCCGATCTCAGTTTCCGTTTGTTCCTGGAAAATCCTGCAAAGATCAATGCTATCATGGGTAAAGGTTTTGCACAGCGTAAAGTTACCCGCGTAGCCATGATGGAATCCGGCGCCAATGAATGGCTGATGAGCAAATCAGATGATGGAGCTCCTGCGGTGAAGGAAAAGATCCGTCAGCAGTTTCCGGGCATGGCAGACATGCTGATCAAAAAAGTGGACCTCCTGCACCTGCAATTCTCCGGTAAAAAAGAGGATTTTGCTAAAGAGGTGATCCCCTTTGTGAAAAAATATAAAAATGAACTCCATTCCGAAGAGCTGGTCTCCTTTGCCAGGAGCCTGGGCCGGAGTGACGATAAGAAAGTGATGAAAACTGCACTGGAGTGGAGTAAGCAAGCCTGGGAGGAAAGTCCATCTGAAGGTTCCGCTTTTGTGTATGCTACCTTGCTCTACAGGAGCGGCGCAAAAGAAAATGCTATCGCCATGCAGAAAAAAGTGCTGGAGCTTGTCAAAGACAATAAACAGGGAGTCAAACATTACGAAGACGTACTGGCCAAAATGGAAAAAGGCGATCCGTTGTAG